A DNA window from Hordeum vulgare subsp. vulgare chromosome 1H, MorexV3_pseudomolecules_assembly, whole genome shotgun sequence contains the following coding sequences:
- the LOC123421994 gene encoding uncharacterized protein LOC123421994, whose product MGKADVSAVGALVWVRRPNGSWWPGRVASRLELPDDCPAPPRSPATPILLLGRRDGTAFVEWCNLERSKRVKPFRCGEADLDDLIRRTEEQTARRRRAGSSRNARKEDAVLQALDIERARLGLGLALRLRPRAPSTAAQQGPPSGPPPPRKRKTPNDSEDDAPAARRMRDLTDIGSPPKPTTGQMTRSRQARHDAKRSKVPPSTDQVDNNLPCGLSRKKDRSRPLSELCNGGFKPSNGLGLDTSLDKLKPEQAKGVNGTSCVTRPLDDAFTRGPGPGDQPAAPSISKADHLHAHQPCAATKAPPTWECTKRASNCSKDGMSSQCDSRNPKKKTMSSADHEGGGRTRKGRAAKHKPAPSNEVVLLKRRTAKSAAAPDEDDKSLVVMLPGALVHAALWQRSEIKCEPEEPSGTIGRYHSNGETGSVPPVMSEPAPPQRRDLRCHVAVKPTKTLQLNPSLYDVELSSGQGCGGGSKGRHVPLVSLMSRSSRRPVVGYPVSVEVLDATGCHPPAPNVHGVPNAARHQTSAPSVAGVQDAVRRQPPAPSVNGVRDIMRCLPPAPSVNGVPDAARRHPTAPSVDGVRDAAHRHLPTRGVSGGDHPPSTSSGANGLVKVKEEVEEEAPQRAVPASAQRVRAKRSRRKASEDELWRPHSKEEEVGAAPRPVRARRSVRRKVASEDELWRPHSKKPAVSVSAVSSPRKMRRLSSLGATSQRGGGDEERRRRKGPGAGTGQLVVACVPVRVVFSRIKEALVSQPLKLKSK is encoded by the exons ATGGGGAAGGCGGATGTGTCGGCGGTGGGGGCGCTGGTGTGGGTGCGGCGCCCCAACGGGTCGTGGTGGCCCGGCAGGGTGGCCTCGCGCCTGGAGCTCCCCGACGActgcccggcgccgccccgctcgCCCGCCACCCCCATCCTGCTCCTCGGCCGCCGCGACGGGACCGCCTTCGT CGAATGGTGCAACCTGGAGAGGAGCAAGCGCGTCAAGCCCTTCCGATGCGGGGAGGCCGACCTGGACGACCTCATCCGCAGGACCGAGGAGCAGACGGCGCGCCGACGCAGGGCCGGCTCCTCCAGGAACGCCCGCAAGGAGGACGCCGTGCTCCAGGCCCTCGACATCGAGCGGGCCCGCCTCGGCCTCGGCCTCGCCCTCCGCCTCCGCCCCAGGGCACCAAGCACCGCCGCCCAGCaagggcccccctccggcccaccgccgcccAGGAAGCGCAAGACGCCCAACGACTCCGAGGACGACGCGCCCGCCGCCAGGCGCATGAGGGACCTCACCGACATCGGATCCCCCCCGAAGCCCACCACCGGGCAGATGACAAGGAGCAGGCAGGCTCGCCACGATGCCAAGAGGAGCAAGGTGCCTCCTTCCACGGACCAGGTTGACAACAACCTGCCCTGCGGGCTCTCCAGGAAGAAGGACAGGTCCCGCCCGCTCTCGGAGCTCTGCAACGGCGGCTTCAAGCCCAGCAATGGCTTGGGCTTGGATACGTCGTTGGATAAGTTAAAGCCGGAGCAAGCAAAGGGTGTCAATGGAACCTCCTGCGTCACAAGGCCACTCGACGATGCCTTCACCCGTGGCCCTGGCCCTGGGGATCAACCTGCCGCCCCGAGTATCTCGAAAGCAG ATCATTTGCACGCCCACCAACCATGTGCTGCAACAAAGGCTCCTCCTACCTGGGAATGCACTAAGCGGGCTTCAAACTGCAGCAAGGATGGCATGTCTTCGCAATGTGACAGCAGAAATCCCAAGAAGAAAACCATGAGCTCTGCCGACCATGAGGGCGGCGGCAGGACCCGGAAGGGCAGGGCAGCAAAGCATAAACCGGCGCCAAGCAACGAGGTTGTCCTCTTGAAGAGAAGGACGGCGAAGAGTGCCGCTGCACCTGATGAGGATGATAAAAGCCTTGTTGTGATGCTCCCTGGCGCTCTCGTCCATGCGGCTCTGTGGCAGCGGTCTGAAATCAAGTGTGAGCCTGAAGAGCCCTCTGGAACCATAGGCAGGTATCATTCAAACGGCGAGACCGGTTCTGTGCCACCTGTGATGTCGGAGCCGGCGCCGCCCCAGCGCAGAGATCTGAGATGCCATGTTGCTGTGAAGCCGACCAAGACCCTGCAGCTGAACCCGTCCCTGTATGATGTGGAACTAAGCAGCGGGCAGGGATGCGGCGGGGGCAGCAAGGGGCGGCACGTGCCCCTTGTGTCCCTGATGAGCAGATCGAGCAGGAGGCCTGTGGTTGGGTACCCGGTCTCCGTGGAGGTGCTGGACGCCACGGGCTGCCACCCTCCCGCCCCGAACGTCCACGGTGTGCCGAACGCTGCCCGCCACCAAACTTCTGCCCCGAGCGTCGCCGGTGTACAGGACGCCGTCCGCCGCCAACCGCCTGCCCCGAGCGTCAACGGTGTACGGGACATCATGCGCTGCCTCCCTCCTGCCCCGAGCGTCAACGGAGTGCCGGATGCGGCGCGCCGCCACCCTACCGCCCCGAGCGTCGACGGGGTACGGGACGCCGCGCACCGCCACCTTCCCACCCGGGGCGTCAGCGGCGGCGACCACCCTCCTTCCACGAGCAGTGGCGCCAACGGGCTAGTgaaggtgaaggaggaggtggaggaggaagccCCGCAGCGCGCTGTGCCGGCGTCGGCGCAGAGGGTGCGGGCGAAGCGCAGCCGTCGGAAGGCCTCGGAGGACGAGCTGTGGCGGCCgcacagcaaggaggaggaggtaggTGCGGCCCCTCGGCCGGTGCGGGCAAGGAGGAGCGTGCGCAGGAAGGTGGCGTCGGAGGACGAGTTGTGGCGGCCACACAGCAAGAAGCCGGCTGTGTCGGTATCGGCTGTGTCGTCCCCAAGGAAGATGCGGAGGCTGTCGTCCCTGGGCGCAACGAGCCAGCGAGGAGGGGGCgacgaggagaggaggaggaggaaggggccgGGGGCAGGGACGGGGCAGCTGGTGGTGGCGTGTGTGCCGGTGCGCGTGGTATTCAGCCGGATCAAGGAGGCGTTGGTGAGCCAGCCGCTCAAGTTGAAATCGAAATGA